From Virgibacillus ihumii, the proteins below share one genomic window:
- the eutB gene encoding hydroxyectoine utilization dehydratase EutB has protein sequence MAGKELSLKDIWLAKKRISPYVPKSPLVYSSGLSDVSGASVYLKLENMNPSGSFKIRGAANKILSLTEKERDRGITTFSTGNFGLSVAYMAKKLGIKAVICISERVPNGKVEALQKSGATVEIYGESQDDAEARSYELEREEGLTVIHPFDDPHIIAGQGTIGLELFEELPEVNTVLAGLSGGGLHSGLGVALKETNPRIWLVGLSTANGPAMHASIQAGKPIQIDENDTLADSLLGGIGLQNQYTFQLVQKYVDELLLMDEQEFADGMTFMLDQHKMIIEGAAASGIGALLHQKVKPGSQVAVIVTGSSVDTSVVQKLMKESKKM, from the coding sequence AATCACCACTGGTTTATTCATCAGGACTTTCTGATGTGTCTGGTGCGTCCGTTTACTTGAAACTGGAAAATATGAATCCGAGCGGCTCATTTAAAATCAGGGGAGCGGCGAATAAGATTCTTAGTTTAACAGAGAAGGAACGGGATAGAGGAATTACCACTTTTTCGACCGGGAATTTCGGCTTGAGCGTTGCCTATATGGCCAAAAAACTTGGAATCAAGGCAGTCATTTGTATTTCCGAAAGGGTTCCAAATGGAAAAGTGGAGGCGCTTCAGAAATCCGGTGCAACAGTTGAAATTTACGGTGAATCCCAGGATGACGCTGAAGCGCGCAGCTATGAACTGGAAAGAGAAGAAGGGCTTACTGTCATTCACCCTTTTGATGATCCGCACATTATCGCAGGGCAAGGTACAATTGGACTGGAACTGTTTGAAGAGTTGCCGGAAGTTAATACCGTTCTTGCCGGATTGTCCGGCGGAGGACTGCATTCCGGTTTGGGTGTTGCCTTGAAGGAAACAAATCCGCGCATCTGGCTCGTTGGTCTATCAACAGCAAACGGTCCTGCAATGCATGCCAGCATTCAGGCGGGAAAACCGATACAGATTGACGAAAACGATACACTTGCCGACAGTCTGCTTGGCGGAATTGGTCTGCAAAATCAATACACGTTTCAATTGGTCCAAAAATATGTCGATGAGCTTTTATTAATGGATGAACAGGAATTCGCTGATGGGATGACTTTTATGCTTGATCAACACAAAATGATTATCGAAGGGGCGGCAGCTTCCGGAATTGGTGCACTGTTGCATCAAAAGGTTAAGCCGGGTTCACAGGTTGCCGTCATCGTCACGGGAAGCAGTGTTGACACCTCTGTTGTTCAGAAGCTGATGAAGGAATCCAAAAAAATGTAA